One Streptomyces sp. ML-6 genomic region harbors:
- a CDS encoding ATP synthase F0 subunit B — protein MDVQKKLDEIVEAVGSARSMPMSASCVVNRAELLAMLEEVRQALPGSLAQAQELIGGQEQLAEQARREAERIIEAAHAERTSLITGTEIARQAQGEADRILDEARREAAEVRSEADEYVDSKLANFEVVLTKTIGSVDRGREKLLGRGHPFDEQGREDPDFAEAPERSTDPDILRSRADEYVDTKLGAFEAVLAKTLEAVGRGRQKLHGRIPTDDLGAHVAAQDAAGGRAHVSDEDHWAGLAELATPEPQPVHQQAPSHFPAPAQAPQVPAQQPGYAETYAYQDQPQQDVYGYQQQPDPYAAYQQQGYGQAQVPVQGYGDWQQQPVPPQQALQQGESALEETSLFDTSMIDLDQLRRYEQER, from the coding sequence GTGGACGTGCAGAAGAAGCTCGACGAGATCGTCGAGGCGGTCGGGAGTGCCCGGTCGATGCCCATGTCGGCTTCGTGCGTGGTCAACCGCGCCGAACTGCTCGCGATGCTGGAGGAGGTGCGCCAGGCCCTGCCGGGCTCGCTCGCCCAGGCCCAGGAGCTCATCGGCGGCCAGGAGCAGCTGGCCGAGCAGGCCCGCCGCGAGGCGGAGCGGATCATCGAGGCCGCGCACGCCGAACGCACCTCGCTGATCACCGGGACCGAGATCGCCAGGCAGGCCCAGGGCGAGGCCGACCGCATCCTCGACGAGGCCCGCCGGGAGGCCGCCGAGGTCCGCTCCGAGGCGGACGAGTACGTCGACAGCAAGCTCGCCAACTTCGAGGTCGTCCTCACCAAGACCATCGGCTCCGTCGACCGGGGCCGCGAGAAGCTCCTCGGCCGCGGCCACCCCTTCGACGAGCAGGGCCGCGAGGACCCGGACTTCGCCGAGGCCCCCGAGCGCAGCACCGACCCGGACATACTGCGGAGCCGGGCCGACGAGTACGTGGACACCAAGCTCGGCGCCTTCGAGGCCGTGCTCGCCAAGACCCTGGAGGCGGTCGGCCGCGGCCGGCAGAAGCTGCACGGCCGGATCCCCACCGATGACCTCGGCGCGCACGTGGCGGCCCAGGACGCGGCGGGCGGCCGGGCGCACGTGAGCGACGAGGACCACTGGGCCGGCCTCGCCGAACTCGCCACCCCCGAGCCGCAGCCGGTGCACCAGCAGGCCCCGTCGCACTTCCCGGCACCGGCGCAGGCGCCGCAGGTGCCCGCGCAGCAGCCCGGCTACGCGGAGACGTACGCGTACCAGGACCAGCCGCAGCAGGACGTCTACGGCTACCAGCAGCAGCCGGACCCGTACGCCGCCTATCAGCAGCAGGGCTACGGCCAGGCCCAGGTGCCGGTGCAGGGGTACGGGGACTGGCAGCAGCAGCCGGTACCGCCCCAGCAGGCGCTCCAGCAGGGCGAGAGCGCCCTCGAGGAGACCAGCCTGTTCGACACCAGCATGATCGACCTGGACCAGCTCCGCAGGTACGAGCAGGAACGCTGA
- the rpmF gene encoding 50S ribosomal protein L32 yields MAVPKRKMSRSNTRHRRSQWKAAVPTLVSCERCQEPKLQHIACPSCGTYNKRQVLEV; encoded by the coding sequence GTGGCTGTTCCGAAGCGGAAGATGTCGCGCAGCAACACGCGCCACCGCCGGTCGCAGTGGAAGGCTGCGGTCCCCACCCTGGTTTCGTGCGAGCGTTGCCAGGAGCCGAAGCTGCAGCACATCGCGTGCCCCAGCTGCGGCACGTACAACAAGCGCCAGGTCCTCGAGGTCTGA
- a CDS encoding YceD family protein: MISKAGKALNGHLDHRNPLVFDTHELGRRPGALQRLTRSVDAPADLGLDGVIGVPEGAPVELDLRLESVMEGVLVTGTARATAEGECVRCLEPLRQEVAADFQEMFSYPDADDRGRAKAEPADDAEDDEDRLFVEDGLFDLEPVLRDAVVLALPMQPVCRESCAGLCSECGIRLDENPGHHHDAVDIRWAALQGLADTVQDGEKDNMGGADAGVDEKQEK; this comes from the coding sequence ATGATCTCGAAAGCAGGAAAAGCCCTGAACGGCCACCTCGACCACCGAAACCCCCTCGTGTTCGACACGCACGAGCTGGGTCGGCGTCCCGGTGCCCTCCAGCGGCTGACCCGCTCGGTGGACGCTCCCGCGGACCTCGGCCTCGACGGGGTCATCGGGGTGCCGGAAGGCGCACCCGTGGAGCTGGACCTCCGACTCGAATCGGTCATGGAAGGGGTGCTCGTCACGGGCACCGCCCGTGCGACCGCCGAGGGGGAGTGCGTAAGGTGTCTGGAGCCGCTGCGCCAAGAGGTCGCCGCGGACTTCCAGGAGATGTTCTCGTACCCTGACGCCGATGACCGGGGCCGCGCCAAGGCGGAACCGGCCGACGACGCCGAGGACGACGAGGACAGGCTCTTCGTCGAGGACGGCCTGTTCGACCTCGAACCAGTGCTGCGTGATGCGGTGGTGCTCGCACTGCCGATGCAGCCGGTGTGCCGGGAGTCCTGTGCCGGTCTGTGTTCCGAATGCGGAATCAGGCTGGACGAGAACCCCGGTCATCACCACGACGCCGTCGACATTCGTTGGGCGGCATTGCAAGGACTCGCCGACACCGTTCAGGACGGCGAGAAGGACAACATGGGCGGCGCCGATGCGGGCGTCGACGAGAAGCAGGAGAAGTAG
- the rnc gene encoding ribonuclease III, giving the protein MSELSNAKKKADNVNTASSHTLLEGRLGYRLETALLVRALTHRSYAYENGGLPTNERLEFLGDSVLGLVVTDTLYRTHPDLPEGQLAKLRAAVVNSRALAEVGRGLELGSFIRLGRGEEGTGGRDKASILADTLEAVIGAVYLDQGLSAASELVHRLFDPLIDRSSNLGAGLDWKTSLQELTASESLGVPEYLVTETGPDHEKTFTAAARVGGVSYGTGTGRSKKEAEQQAAESAWREISAAAQAREDAAKTAADGEAADTSADPSPSTDATPA; this is encoded by the coding sequence ATGTCTGAGTTGTCCAACGCCAAGAAGAAGGCAGACAACGTCAACACAGCCTCGTCCCACACGCTTCTGGAAGGGCGGCTCGGGTATCGACTCGAGACCGCCCTTCTGGTGCGTGCGCTGACCCATCGTTCTTACGCGTACGAGAACGGCGGTCTGCCCACCAACGAGCGGCTGGAGTTCCTCGGGGACTCGGTGCTCGGCCTGGTGGTCACGGACACGCTGTACCGCACCCACCCCGACCTGCCAGAAGGCCAGCTGGCCAAGCTGCGGGCCGCGGTGGTCAATTCGCGTGCGCTTGCGGAAGTGGGCCGCGGCCTCGAACTCGGCTCCTTCATCCGGCTCGGCCGCGGTGAAGAGGGCACGGGCGGCAGGGACAAGGCATCCATCCTCGCCGACACCCTCGAAGCGGTGATCGGCGCGGTCTATCTCGATCAGGGCCTCAGCGCGGCCTCGGAGCTGGTCCACCGGCTCTTCGACCCGCTGATCGACAGGTCCTCCAACCTCGGCGCCGGCCTGGACTGGAAGACCAGCCTCCAGGAGCTCACCGCGAGCGAGAGCCTCGGAGTCCCCGAGTACCTCGTCACGGAGACCGGCCCGGACCACGAGAAGACCTTTACTGCTGCTGCCCGCGTCGGTGGTGTCTCGTACGGCACCGGCACCGGCCGTAGCAAGAAGGAAGCGGAGCAGCAGGCGGCGGAGTCCGCCTGGCGCGAGATCAGCGCCGCCGCACAGGCACGGGAGGACGCGGCGAAGACCGCTGCCGACGGAGAGGCCGCCGACACCTCTGCCGACCCGTCGCCGTCCACGGACGCCACTCCGGCCTGA
- a CDS encoding helix-turn-helix domain-containing protein, whose protein sequence is MDQDAPQAESAFDVFSRQCPSRGTLEHVTGRWGGLTLGALYESGFRFNELRRRVDGVSEKMLSQTLQALERDGLVRREAPSANPPRADYELTPLGRQVAERLLGLIRFVEDRMPEVLRARDHYDGAHPDKV, encoded by the coding sequence ATGGATCAGGACGCCCCGCAGGCCGAGTCGGCTTTCGACGTGTTCTCCCGGCAGTGCCCCTCCCGCGGCACGCTGGAGCACGTCACCGGACGCTGGGGCGGTCTGACCCTGGGAGCGCTGTACGAGAGCGGCTTCCGTTTCAACGAGCTCCGGCGCCGCGTCGACGGGGTGAGCGAGAAGATGCTCTCCCAGACCTTGCAGGCCCTGGAGCGGGACGGTCTGGTGCGCCGCGAGGCCCCGTCGGCCAATCCGCCGCGCGCCGACTACGAACTGACGCCCCTGGGCCGGCAGGTGGCCGAGCGGCTGCTCGGGCTGATCCGGTTCGTCGAGGACCGGATGCCCGAGGTGCTCCGGGCCCGCGACCACTACGACGGGGCGCACCCCGACAAGGTCTGA
- a CDS encoding acylphosphatase gives MNEDVRLTAWVRGRVQRVGFRWFTRANALEIGGLTGFALNLDDGRVQVVAEGRREDCHRLLEWLRSDDTPGRVDGVTEIWDTPRGGYEGFEIR, from the coding sequence ATGAACGAAGACGTACGACTCACCGCGTGGGTGCGCGGCCGCGTGCAGCGGGTGGGGTTCCGTTGGTTCACCAGAGCGAACGCACTGGAGATCGGCGGCCTCACCGGCTTCGCCCTCAACCTCGACGACGGCAGGGTGCAGGTCGTCGCCGAGGGACGGCGGGAGGACTGCCACCGCCTGCTGGAGTGGCTGCGTTCGGACGACACACCCGGCCGCGTGGACGGCGTCACTGAGATATGGGACACCCCGCGCGGTGGTTACGAGGGCTTCGAGATCCGCTGA
- a CDS encoding sugar porter family MFS transporter has translation MTNTSQGPASGARAAHPDHLGHVIFITAAAAMGGFLFGYDSSVINGAVEAIRSRYAIGSGTLAQVIAIALIGCAIGAATAGRIADRIGRIRCMQIAALLFTVSAVGSALPFALWDLAMWRIIGGFAIGMASVIGPAYIAEVSPPAYRGRLGSFQQAAIVIGIAISQLVNYGILQLADGDQRGRIGGLEAWQWMLGVMVVPALLYGLLSFAIPESPRFLISVGRKDRARRILEEVEGHTVDLDARVAEIETAMHREHKSTFKDLLGGRFGFLPIVWIGIGLSVFQQLVGINVAFYYSATLWQSVGIDPTASFFYSFTTSIINIVGTVIAMVLVDRVGRKPLALVGSTGMALALACEAWAFSADLIDGKLPSPQGPVALVAAHVFVLFFALSWGVVVWVFLGEMFPNRIRAAALGVAASAQWLANWAITASFPSLSDWNLSGTYIIYACFATLSIPFVLKFVKETKGKALEEMG, from the coding sequence GTGACCAACACCTCGCAGGGACCGGCGTCCGGAGCCCGAGCTGCCCACCCGGACCACCTGGGCCATGTCATCTTCATCACCGCGGCCGCCGCGATGGGCGGTTTCCTGTTCGGTTACGACAGCTCCGTCATCAACGGCGCGGTCGAGGCGATCCGCAGCCGCTACGCCATCGGCTCCGGAACGCTCGCCCAGGTCATCGCCATCGCCCTGATCGGCTGCGCGATCGGCGCGGCCACCGCGGGGCGCATCGCCGACCGCATCGGCCGCATCCGTTGCATGCAGATCGCCGCCCTGCTCTTCACCGTCAGCGCCGTCGGCTCCGCGCTCCCGTTCGCGCTCTGGGACCTGGCGATGTGGCGCATCATCGGCGGTTTCGCCATCGGCATGGCCTCGGTGATCGGACCGGCGTACATCGCCGAGGTCTCGCCGCCCGCCTACCGCGGCCGGCTCGGCTCCTTCCAGCAGGCGGCGATCGTCATCGGCATCGCCATCTCCCAGCTGGTCAACTACGGCATCCTGCAACTCGCCGACGGCGACCAGCGCGGCCGGATCGGCGGCCTGGAGGCCTGGCAGTGGATGCTCGGCGTGATGGTCGTCCCGGCCCTCCTGTACGGGCTGCTGTCGTTCGCGATCCCCGAGTCGCCGCGGTTTTTGATCTCGGTCGGCAGGAAGGACCGGGCCCGGCGGATCCTGGAGGAGGTCGAGGGGCACACCGTCGACCTCGACGCCCGGGTGGCCGAGATCGAGACCGCCATGCACCGTGAGCACAAGTCCACGTTCAAGGACCTGCTCGGCGGCCGCTTCGGCTTCCTGCCGATCGTCTGGATCGGCATCGGGCTCTCGGTCTTCCAGCAACTCGTCGGCATCAACGTGGCGTTCTACTACTCGGCGACGCTCTGGCAGTCCGTCGGCATCGACCCGACCGCCTCCTTCTTCTACTCGTTCACCACCTCCATCATCAACATCGTCGGTACCGTCATCGCGATGGTCCTGGTGGACCGGGTGGGCCGCAAACCGCTCGCCCTGGTGGGTTCCACCGGCATGGCCCTCGCCCTCGCCTGCGAGGCATGGGCCTTCTCCGCCGACCTGATCGACGGCAAACTGCCCAGCCCCCAGGGCCCCGTGGCGCTCGTCGCGGCCCATGTGTTCGTACTGTTCTTCGCCCTGTCGTGGGGCGTCGTCGTCTGGGTCTTCCTCGGCGAGATGTTCCCCAACCGGATCCGCGCCGCCGCCCTCGGGGTCGCCGCGTCCGCGCAGTGGCTCGCCAACTGGGCGATCACCGCGAGCTTCCCGAGTCTGTCCGACTGGAACCTCTCGGGCACGTACATCATCTACGCGTGCTTCGCCACGCTCTCGATCCCCTTCGTGCTCAAGTTCGTGAAGGAGACCAAGGGCAAGGCGCTGGAGGAGATGGGCTGA
- a CDS encoding CAP domain-containing protein, which yields MGRHSRSAAAPATGSGEARPRGHRRKRSAGPIRTGVVGVSAALAVGAVAMSSGLLPGGGDTYTIGGGASDQVRPEGESDLPGQDGTASAPDERGTSSARAGRGSDRAEDLKKAGSSTPSTFSSKTPRTPEASERSGGAEPSRSSEAAGSKAARSSAPAAGKSSAAPGNSASAPAPRRSVTSAPASSAQAAVLALVNQERSKVGCSPLTASSPLASLAQDFSEDMAARGFFDHTDPDGRSPWDRASKAGVKGLAAENIARGQADAQAVMDAWMDSPGHRANILNCDYKTLGVGVHQGSGGPWWTQEFGF from the coding sequence ATGGGACGCCACAGCCGCTCCGCCGCAGCTCCTGCCACCGGGAGCGGCGAGGCCCGGCCCCGCGGCCACCGCAGGAAGCGTTCCGCGGGCCCCATCCGTACCGGGGTGGTCGGCGTCTCCGCGGCGCTCGCCGTGGGAGCCGTGGCGATGAGCTCGGGCCTGCTGCCCGGCGGGGGCGACACCTACACGATCGGCGGCGGCGCCTCCGACCAGGTGCGCCCGGAGGGGGAATCGGACCTGCCGGGCCAGGACGGCACCGCCTCCGCCCCGGACGAACGCGGCACCTCCTCCGCCCGGGCCGGCCGCGGCAGCGACCGCGCGGAGGACCTGAAGAAGGCGGGATCCTCCACCCCGTCCACCTTCTCCTCCAAGACACCCAGGACGCCCGAGGCGTCCGAGCGGTCCGGCGGGGCCGAGCCGTCCCGGTCGTCCGAGGCCGCCGGGTCCAAGGCCGCGCGAAGTTCCGCACCCGCCGCCGGGAAGTCGTCGGCCGCGCCGGGGAACTCCGCCTCCGCCCCGGCCCCCCGCAGGTCCGTGACCTCGGCCCCGGCCTCCTCCGCGCAGGCCGCCGTGCTCGCACTGGTCAACCAGGAGCGCTCGAAGGTCGGCTGCAGCCCGCTGACCGCCAGCTCCCCGCTCGCCTCCCTCGCCCAGGACTTCAGCGAGGACATGGCCGCCCGGGGCTTCTTCGACCACACGGACCCCGACGGCCGCTCCCCCTGGGACCGGGCCTCGAAGGCCGGCGTGAAGGGCCTCGCCGCCGAGAACATAGCCCGCGGCCAGGCCGACGCGCAGGCCGTGATGGACGCCTGGATGGACAGCCCGGGTCACCGGGCGAACATCCTCAACTGCGACTACAAGACCCTCGGCGTCGGCGTGCACCAGGGTTCCGGCGGCCCCTGGTGGACCCAGGAATTCGGCTTCTGA
- the mutM gene encoding bifunctional DNA-formamidopyrimidine glycosylase/DNA-(apurinic or apyrimidinic site) lyase, whose product MPELPEVEVVRRGLERWVTGRTIADVEVLHPRAVRRHLAGGADFAARLGGARLGTAMRRGKYLWVPLDEGAGSLLGHLGMSGQLLVQPQDAPDEKHLRVRIRFDDALGTELRFVDQRTFGGLSLHENTPDGLPDTIAHIARDPLDPAFDDAAFHLALRARRTTVKRALLDQTLISGVGNIYADEALWRTALHYDRPTATLTRPKAAELLGHARDVMNAALDQGGTSFDSLYVNVNGESGYFDRSLDAYGREDEPCRRCGTPIRRRPWMNRSSYFCPRCQRPPRRA is encoded by the coding sequence GTGCCCGAGCTGCCCGAGGTCGAAGTCGTACGGCGCGGTCTGGAGCGCTGGGTGACCGGCCGCACCATCGCCGACGTCGAGGTGCTGCACCCGCGTGCGGTCCGGCGCCACCTCGCGGGCGGCGCGGATTTCGCGGCCCGGCTCGGCGGCGCCCGCCTCGGGACGGCCATGCGCCGCGGCAAGTACCTCTGGGTGCCGCTGGACGAAGGGGCCGGCTCGCTCCTCGGCCACCTCGGCATGAGCGGCCAGCTCCTCGTACAGCCCCAGGACGCACCCGACGAGAAGCACCTGCGCGTCCGGATCCGCTTCGACGACGCCCTCGGCACCGAGCTCCGCTTCGTCGACCAGCGGACCTTCGGCGGGCTCTCGCTCCACGAGAACACCCCCGACGGGCTGCCCGACACCATCGCGCACATCGCCCGCGACCCGCTGGACCCGGCCTTCGACGACGCGGCCTTCCACCTGGCCCTGCGCGCGCGCCGGACGACCGTCAAGCGCGCCCTGCTCGACCAGACGCTGATCAGCGGCGTCGGCAACATCTACGCGGACGAGGCGCTCTGGCGCACCGCGCTGCACTACGACCGGCCGACGGCCACCCTCACCCGGCCCAAGGCGGCCGAACTGCTGGGCCACGCCCGCGACGTGATGAACGCGGCGCTCGACCAGGGCGGCACCAGCTTCGACAGCCTCTACGTCAACGTGAACGGCGAGTCCGGCTACTTCGACCGCTCGCTGGACGCCTACGGACGGGAGGACGAGCCCTGCCGCCGCTGCGGCACGCCGATCCGCCGCCGCCCGTGGATGAACCGCTCCAGCTACTTCTGCCCGCGCTGCCAGCGTCCGCCGCGCCGGGCCTGA
- a CDS encoding AAA family ATPase, which translates to MHLKALTLRGFKSFASATTLRFEPGITCVVGPNGSGKSNVVDALSWVMGEQGAKSLRGGKMEDVIFAGTTGRPPLGRAEVSLTIDNSDGALPIEYAEVTITRIMFRNGGSEYQINGDTCRLLDIQELLSDSGIGREMHVIVGQGQLDSVLHADPMGRRAFIEEAAGVLKHRKRKEKALRKLDAMGANLARVQDLTDELRRQLKPLGRQAAVARRAAVIQADLRDARLRLLADDLVRLRTALRSEIADEAALKQRREAAERELKAALAREAELEDEVRRLTPRLQRAQQTWYELSQLAERVRGTISLADARVKSATAPAVEERRGRDPEDMEREAARIREQEAELEAALTAAEHALEDTAAHRAELERELAAEERRLKDAARAIADRREGLARLNGQVNAARSRAGSAQAEIDRLAASRDEARDRAVAAQEEYEQLKAEVEGLDAGDAELAERHEAAKRELAEAEAALSASREAASAAERERAAVAARHEALALGLRRKDGTGALLGARDRLSGLLGPAAELLTVEPGYEVAVASALGAAADAVAVTDPAAAAEAIRLLRKEDAGRAALLLGGVRAGVPDQGGAPDAGAPDRSSADRSPGGEGGAAGRVPGQAQGADDTAGPRTAGQAVAVAVGGAHAVAGLVRGPAGLMDAVRALVRDVVVVDTLEDAEKLVSVHPELTAVTTEGDVLSARFAHGGSAGAPSLLEVQASVDEAAARLEELAVRCVESAEAQRIAGERRRASAGLVEEIGERRRAAEREKSGVAQQLGRLAGQARGAAGEAERMTAAAARAQEALERATAEAEELAERLLVAEETPVEEEPDTSVRDRLAADGANARQTEMEARLQVRTHEERVKGLAGRADSLDRGARAEREARARAERRRARLRHETEVASAVASGARQLLAHVEVSVVRAERERTAAEAAKAERERDLAAGRERGRDLKAELDKLTDSVHRGEVLGAEKRLRIEQLETKALEELGVEPAGLVAEYGPDQLVPPSPAAEGEELPQDPEHPRNQPKPFVRAEQEKRLKSAERAYQQLGKVNPLALEEFAALEERHKFLSEQLEDLKKTRADLMQVVKEVDERVEQVFTEAYRDTAREFEGVFSRLFPGGEGRLVLTDPDNMLATGVDVEARPPGKKVKRLSLLSGGERSLTAVALLVSIFKARPSPFYVMDEVEAALDDTNLQRLIRIMEELQESSQLIVITHQKRTMEVADALYGVSMQGDGVSKVISQRLR; encoded by the coding sequence GTGCACCTCAAGGCCCTCACCCTGCGTGGTTTCAAGTCGTTCGCCTCCGCCACGACGCTGCGGTTCGAACCCGGCATCACGTGCGTCGTCGGCCCCAACGGATCGGGCAAGTCCAATGTGGTGGACGCGCTCTCCTGGGTCATGGGGGAACAGGGGGCCAAGTCCCTGCGCGGCGGCAAGATGGAGGACGTGATCTTCGCCGGCACCACCGGGCGGCCGCCGCTCGGCCGGGCCGAGGTGTCGCTGACCATCGACAACTCCGACGGCGCACTGCCCATCGAGTACGCCGAGGTGACGATCACCCGGATCATGTTCCGCAACGGCGGCAGCGAGTACCAGATCAACGGCGACACCTGCCGGCTGCTGGACATCCAGGAACTCCTCTCCGACTCGGGCATCGGCCGCGAGATGCACGTCATCGTGGGCCAGGGCCAGCTGGACTCCGTGCTCCACGCCGATCCGATGGGCCGTCGCGCGTTCATCGAGGAAGCCGCGGGCGTGCTCAAGCACCGCAAGCGGAAGGAGAAGGCGCTGCGGAAACTGGACGCGATGGGGGCCAACCTGGCCCGCGTCCAGGACCTGACCGACGAACTGCGGCGACAGCTGAAGCCGCTCGGCCGGCAGGCGGCCGTGGCGCGCCGGGCCGCCGTCATCCAGGCCGATCTGCGCGACGCCAGACTGCGGCTGCTCGCCGACGACCTGGTGCGGCTGCGCACCGCGCTGCGCAGCGAGATCGCCGACGAGGCCGCGCTCAAGCAGCGCCGGGAGGCGGCGGAGCGGGAGCTCAAGGCGGCCCTGGCGCGCGAGGCGGAGCTGGAGGACGAGGTGCGGCGGCTGACGCCGCGGCTCCAGCGGGCCCAGCAGACCTGGTACGAACTGTCGCAGCTGGCGGAGCGGGTGCGCGGCACGATCTCGCTGGCCGACGCCCGGGTGAAGAGCGCCACCGCCCCCGCCGTGGAGGAGCGGCGCGGTCGCGACCCGGAGGACATGGAGCGGGAGGCCGCCCGGATCCGTGAGCAGGAGGCGGAGCTGGAGGCCGCGCTGACGGCGGCTGAACACGCGCTGGAGGACACCGCGGCCCACCGCGCCGAGCTGGAGCGGGAACTGGCGGCCGAGGAGCGCAGGCTCAAGGACGCGGCCCGCGCCATCGCGGACCGCCGCGAAGGGCTCGCCCGGCTGAACGGCCAGGTCAACGCGGCCCGCAGCCGCGCCGGTTCGGCCCAGGCCGAGATCGACCGGCTGGCCGCCTCCCGGGACGAGGCGCGGGACCGGGCGGTCGCCGCCCAGGAGGAGTACGAACAGCTCAAGGCCGAGGTCGAGGGCCTGGACGCCGGTGACGCGGAGCTCGCCGAACGGCACGAGGCCGCCAAGCGGGAACTCGCGGAGGCCGAGGCGGCGCTCTCCGCGAGCCGGGAAGCGGCCTCCGCCGCCGAGCGGGAACGGGCGGCGGTCGCGGCCCGCCACGAGGCGCTGGCGCTCGGCCTGCGGCGCAAGGACGGCACGGGCGCGCTGCTCGGCGCGCGGGACCGGCTGTCGGGACTGCTCGGGCCGGCCGCGGAACTCCTGACGGTGGAACCCGGGTACGAGGTCGCCGTGGCCTCGGCCCTGGGCGCGGCGGCGGACGCGGTCGCGGTGACGGACCCGGCCGCGGCGGCGGAGGCGATCCGGCTGCTGCGCAAGGAGGACGCGGGGCGGGCGGCGCTGCTGCTGGGCGGGGTGCGCGCCGGGGTTCCCGACCAGGGCGGCGCCCCCGACGCCGGTGCCCCAGACCGTTCCTCCGCCGACCGTTCCCCCGGAGGGGAGGGCGGGGCGGCCGGGCGGGTGCCCGGGCAGGCCCAGGGGGCGGACGACACGGCCGGGCCCCGTACGGCCGGGCAGGCGGTCGCCGTCGCCGTGGGCGGAGCGCACGCCGTGGCCGGTCTCGTCCGCGGGCCCGCCGGACTGATGGACGCCGTCCGCGCGCTGGTGCGGGACGTGGTGGTCGTCGACACGCTGGAGGACGCCGAGAAGCTCGTCTCCGTGCACCCGGAGCTGACGGCCGTGACCACCGAGGGGGACGTTCTCTCTGCCCGGTTCGCGCACGGGGGCTCCGCCGGGGCGCCGAGCCTGCTCGAAGTACAGGCATCGGTCGACGAGGCCGCCGCCCGGCTGGAGGAACTGGCCGTCCGGTGCGTGGAGTCGGCCGAGGCGCAGCGGATCGCGGGGGAGCGGCGCAGGGCGAGCGCCGGACTGGTCGAGGAGATCGGGGAGCGGCGCCGGGCCGCCGAGCGGGAGAAGTCCGGGGTGGCCCAGCAGCTGGGGCGGCTGGCCGGGCAGGCGCGCGGGGCGGCGGGCGAGGCCGAGCGGATGACCGCGGCGGCCGCCCGCGCCCAGGAGGCGCTGGAACGGGCGACGGCGGAGGCCGAGGAACTGGCCGAGCGGCTGCTCGTCGCCGAGGAGACGCCGGTGGAGGAGGAGCCGGACACCTCCGTGCGCGACCGGCTCGCCGCCGACGGCGCCAACGCCCGCCAGACCGAGATGGAGGCCCGCCTCCAGGTGCGCACCCACGAGGAGCGGGTCAAGGGCCTCGCGGGCCGGGCGGACTCCCTCGACCGGGGCGCCCGCGCCGAACGGGAGGCCCGCGCCCGTGCCGAGCGGCGCCGCGCCCGGCTGCGCCACGAGACCGAGGTCGCCTCCGCCGTCGCGTCCGGCGCCCGTCAACTGCTCGCCCACGTCGAGGTCTCCGTCGTACGGGCCGAGCGGGAGCGGACCGCGGCCGAGGCGGCGAAGGCGGAACGGGAACGGGACCTGGCGGCCGGGCGCGAGCGGGGCCGCGACCTCAAGGCCGAGCTGGACAAGCTCACCGACTCCGTCCACCGGGGCGAGGTGCTCGGTGCCGAGAAGCGGCTGCGGATAGAGCAACTGGAGACGAAGGCGCTGGAGGAGCTGGGCGTCGAACCGGCCGGGCTGGTCGCCGAGTACGGCCCCGACCAGCTCGTACCGCCCTCGCCGGCCGCCGAGGGCGAGGAACTGCCGCAGGACCCGGAGCATCCGCGCAACCAGCCGAAGCCGTTCGTCAGGGCCGAGCAGGAGAAGCGGCTGAAGTCGGCCGAACGGGCGTATCAGCAACTCGGGAAGGTGAATCCGCTCGCCCTGGAGGAGTTCGCCGCCCTGGAGGAGCGGCACAAGTTCCTCTCCGAGCAGCTGGAGGACCTGAAGAAGACCAGGGCCGATCTGATGCAGGTCGTCAAGGAGGTCGACGAGCGGGTCGAGCAGGTGTTCACGGAGGCGTACCGGGACACGGCCCGGGAGTTCGAGGGCGTGTTCTCGCGGCTCTTCCCGGGCGGCGAGGGGCGGCTCGTGCTGACCGACCCGGACAACATGCTCGCCACCGGTGTGGACGTCGAGGCCCGGCCGCCCGGCAAGAAGGTCAAGCGGCTCTCGCTGCTCTCCGGCGGCGAACGCTCGCTCACGGCCGTGGCGTTGCTGGTCTCGATCTTCAAGGCCAGGCCGAGCCCCTTCTACGTGATGGACGAGGTCGAGGCGGCGCTGGACGACACCAACCTGCAGCGGCTGATCCGGATCATGGAGGAGCTCCAGGAGAGCTCGCAGCTCATCGTGATCACGCACCAGAAGCGGACGATGGAGGTCGCCGACGCGCTGTACGGCGTCTCGATGCAGGGCGACGGCGTCTCGAAGGTGATCAGCCAGCGGCTGCGCTGA